One Papaver somniferum cultivar HN1 chromosome 10, ASM357369v1, whole genome shotgun sequence genomic window carries:
- the LOC113319678 gene encoding uncharacterized protein LOC113319678, translated as MGSEGPISVTIHITGFGKFHGVPDNPTEVIVSNLKGFLKRRGNPLPSGINIGSCTILDAAGDGSLPLLYNIMESSISNSESLTTDSLNNNEQVIWLHFGVSGGAKEFAVERQAYDEATFRCPDAHGWQPQQLPIVPEDGEISRTRQTSLSVEGIVKQLKKKCFDVVLYDDADRFVCNYVYYHSLRFAEQKGHKSLFVHVPSFSRIDEDTQMEFAASLLESLTLNYH; from the exons ATGGGATCTGAAGGACCTATTTCTGTAACAATTCATATAACTGGATTCGGTAAATTCCACGGGGTTCCAGATAATCCAACTGAAGTTATAGTAAGTAATTTAAAAGGGTTCTTGAAAAGAAGAGGTAACCCGTTACCAAGTGGTATAAATATCGGGAGTTGCACAATTCTTGATGCAGCTGGAGATGGATCACTTCCGTTGCTTTATAATATCATGGAATCAAGTATTTCAAATTCTGAATCACTGACAACAGATTCTTTGAACAACAATGAACAAGTTATTTGG CTTCACTTTGGAGTCAGTGGTGGAGCTAAGGAGTTTGCTGTTGAGAGACAGGCATATGATGAAGCCACTTTTCGCTGTCCAGATGCGCATGGGTGGCAACCTCAA CAACTTCCAATAGTACCCGAGGATGGAGAAATTTCCCGAACAAGACAG ACTTCTTTATCGGTCGAGGGGATTGTTAAGCAGTTAAAGAAGAAGTGTTTTGATGTGGTCCTATACGATGATGCTGATCGTTTTGTGTGCAACTATGTCTATTATCACTCTCTCCGCTTTGCTGAACAGAAAGGTCACAAATCTCTCTTTGTTCATGTTCCTTCCTTTTCAAGAATCGACGAAGACACCCAAATGGAGTTCGCTGCATCTTTGTTGGAGTCTCTTACCTTAAATTACCACTGA